The following proteins are encoded in a genomic region of Nocardioides sp. cx-173:
- a CDS encoding S8 family serine peptidase, with translation MDDITELEQGAPCAEQDDATADARRVWPSFALAATALAGLSAPGRAAPESAEPATALYLVTLVGPGTAGDPDADRLTPATMRARQDRLLRQVGAAEPVYRWTTALNGVAVALTAAQAGALAGDPGVALIERNAVRRLTASAPRPAGPAAAWPAASRRTTGGAGAVIGLVDSGIAPEGPLFARVPQLGRGVGQDWACESGEAAPVCNGKLVSARWYVDGFGAGRVRDASHLSARDDDGHGTQMAAVAAGNAGVDVRVHDLRLERYSGVAPRARLAVYKACWSAPDPADDGCATADVVAAVDQATRDGVDVLGLAVDGPPRIDTVELALLGAAEADIAVVAAAGNDGSAAHRSPWVGGALGERRRGTVVLPGAPDLQGAMIAAGPTSPARLVRGASARTTEASQRQARTCTPGSLDAAAVGGRLVVCERGGVGRVDKSEAVALAGGVGMVLVNVRPGSTDADFHRVPTVHLDRAAGRALLRWLAAHPDSRASLRPAGVIRGPAQVAPWSGAGDAASGLVKPDLVAPAVGVLGAVPPSVTGLRWDFVTGTSAATAAVSGAAAVLRARHGWSAVATRSSLATTAAEVRRTPVTRAGAGLLRPSAAERPGLVHGQDPAAYRAWWEDRRRLLNTPSVVMGRGQRAATRTVTNVGQRTFYFSSSARGFTRRHVWITPAALRLQPGETGTYTVHAAGRGADDGHVVWRGAGGTETRVPVIVR, from the coding sequence ATGGACGACATCACCGAGCTGGAACAGGGGGCACCGTGCGCCGAGCAGGACGACGCCACGGCCGACGCGCGTCGCGTCTGGCCGTCCTTCGCGCTCGCCGCCACCGCGCTCGCCGGCCTCTCGGCCCCCGGTCGTGCCGCCCCGGAGAGCGCGGAGCCCGCCACCGCGCTGTACCTGGTGACCCTGGTGGGGCCGGGCACCGCGGGCGACCCGGATGCCGACCGGCTCACCCCCGCCACGATGCGCGCCCGCCAGGACCGGCTCCTGCGGCAGGTGGGCGCGGCCGAGCCGGTGTATCGCTGGACCACCGCCCTCAACGGCGTCGCGGTCGCGCTGACCGCGGCCCAGGCCGGCGCGCTCGCTGGCGACCCCGGGGTCGCCCTCATCGAGCGCAACGCCGTACGCCGGCTGACGGCGTCCGCTCCCCGACCGGCCGGGCCGGCGGCGGCCTGGCCCGCAGCCTCACGCCGTACGACGGGCGGGGCGGGGGCGGTCATCGGCCTGGTCGACAGCGGCATCGCCCCCGAGGGCCCGCTCTTCGCGCGGGTGCCGCAGCTGGGACGGGGGGTGGGCCAGGACTGGGCCTGCGAGTCCGGCGAGGCGGCCCCGGTGTGCAACGGCAAGCTGGTCTCCGCACGCTGGTACGTCGACGGGTTCGGCGCCGGCCGGGTCCGCGACGCCTCCCATCTCTCGGCGCGCGACGACGACGGCCACGGCACCCAGATGGCCGCGGTCGCGGCCGGCAACGCGGGCGTCGACGTCCGCGTCCACGACCTGCGCCTGGAGCGCTACAGCGGCGTCGCCCCGCGCGCCCGGCTGGCCGTCTACAAGGCGTGCTGGAGCGCTCCCGACCCGGCTGACGACGGGTGCGCCACCGCGGACGTCGTGGCCGCCGTCGACCAGGCGACCCGCGACGGCGTGGACGTGCTCGGCCTCGCCGTCGACGGCCCCCCACGCATCGACACCGTCGAGCTCGCCCTGCTCGGCGCCGCGGAGGCGGACATCGCCGTGGTGGCGGCGGCGGGCAACGACGGCTCGGCCGCCCACCGCAGCCCCTGGGTCGGCGGGGCTCTCGGCGAACGCCGCCGGGGCACCGTCGTCCTCCCGGGCGCACCGGACCTGCAGGGCGCCATGATCGCCGCCGGGCCGACCTCCCCGGCCCGCCTGGTGCGGGGGGCCAGCGCCCGCACGACCGAGGCGTCGCAGCGCCAGGCGAGGACCTGCACCCCCGGCAGCCTCGACGCCGCTGCCGTCGGCGGGCGCCTCGTGGTGTGCGAGCGAGGCGGGGTCGGGCGCGTCGACAAGTCGGAGGCCGTGGCGCTGGCCGGCGGCGTCGGCATGGTCCTCGTCAACGTCCGGCCCGGCTCGACCGACGCCGACTTCCACCGGGTCCCGACCGTCCATCTCGACCGCGCGGCGGGCCGGGCGCTCCTGCGCTGGCTTGCCGCTCACCCCGACTCCCGGGCGTCCCTGCGGCCCGCGGGCGTGATCCGCGGCCCGGCCCAGGTGGCCCCGTGGTCCGGTGCCGGGGATGCTGCCTCCGGCCTGGTCAAGCCGGACCTGGTCGCCCCCGCGGTCGGCGTCCTCGGGGCGGTGCCGCCGTCGGTCACCGGGCTCCGCTGGGACTTCGTGACCGGGACGTCGGCGGCCACCGCCGCTGTGAGCGGTGCCGCCGCGGTGCTCCGCGCCCGCCACGGCTGGTCGGCCGTGGCGACCCGCTCGTCGCTCGCGACGACGGCCGCGGAGGTCCGCCGTACGCCGGTGACCCGGGCCGGCGCGGGGCTCCTGAGACCCAGCGCTGCCGAACGTCCCGGTCTCGTGCACGGCCAGGACCCGGCCGCCTACCGCGCCTGGTGGGAGGACCGGCGGCGCCTGCTCAACACCCCGTCGGTGGTCATGGGCCGCGGTCAGCGCGCCGCGACCCGCACCGTCACCAACGTGGGGCAGCGCACGTTCTACTTCTCCTCGAGCGCCCGCGGCTTCACGCGACGCCACGTGTGGATCACTCCGGCCGCCCTGCGCCTGCAGCCGGGCGAGACCGGCACCTACACCGTCCACGCCGCCGGACGCGGCGCCGACGACGGCCACGTCGTGTGGCGGGGTGCGGGCGGCACCGAGACCCGGGTCCCCGTCATCGTCCGCTGA
- a CDS encoding MFS transporter, which yields MSPTFRSLRNPNYRLYAAGNLVSNVGTWMQRVAQDWLVLLLTANSAAAIGITTGLQFLPFLLLSPVAGLVADRIPKRRLLQMTNIGMAAPALVLGVLAITGTVQIWHVYVLALVLGVASAFDAPARQSFVSEIVDADDLTNAVGLNSAGFNSARLLGPALAGVSIALLGSGVVATGWVILLNAFTYIGPIVALARLDASTLHVADLVRRQPGQIRAGVSYVRQRPDLMLILGIVFFAGTFGLNFQMTSALMATQVFDKGSAEFGMLGTFLAVGSLTGSLLAASRTRVRHRLVVGAAVVFGLVEIVAGLAPSYLTFALLCPVLGFLALTMITSANAFMQLNTDAGMRGRVMALYMMIFIGGTPLGAPVLGWVGEVFGARWTLIGGGAMTVAGVLFASAVYLRAKAQREGRPARDLVHA from the coding sequence TTGAGCCCCACCTTCCGCTCGCTGCGCAACCCCAACTACCGGCTGTACGCCGCCGGCAACCTGGTGTCCAACGTCGGCACCTGGATGCAGCGCGTCGCCCAGGACTGGCTGGTCCTGCTGCTGACCGCCAACAGCGCGGCCGCGATCGGCATCACCACCGGTCTGCAGTTCCTGCCCTTCCTCCTGCTCTCGCCGGTGGCGGGCCTGGTCGCCGACCGGATCCCCAAGCGCCGGCTGCTCCAGATGACCAACATCGGCATGGCCGCTCCCGCGCTCGTGCTCGGTGTGCTCGCCATCACCGGCACGGTCCAGATCTGGCACGTCTATGTGCTGGCGCTGGTGCTCGGAGTGGCCTCGGCCTTCGACGCCCCCGCGCGCCAGTCGTTCGTCTCCGAGATCGTCGACGCCGACGACCTCACCAACGCGGTGGGCCTCAACTCCGCCGGCTTCAACTCCGCGCGTCTGCTCGGCCCCGCGCTCGCCGGCGTCTCGATCGCCCTGCTCGGCTCCGGCGTCGTCGCCACCGGCTGGGTCATCCTCCTCAACGCGTTCACCTACATCGGCCCGATCGTCGCCCTCGCCCGCCTCGACGCCAGCACGCTCCATGTCGCCGACCTCGTACGCCGCCAGCCCGGTCAGATCCGCGCCGGCGTGTCGTACGTGCGCCAGCGCCCGGACCTGATGCTGATCCTCGGCATCGTGTTCTTCGCCGGCACCTTCGGCCTGAACTTCCAGATGACCTCGGCGCTCATGGCCACGCAGGTCTTCGACAAGGGCTCCGCGGAGTTCGGGATGCTCGGGACGTTCCTCGCGGTCGGGTCACTGACCGGCTCGCTGCTGGCCGCCAGCCGGACGCGGGTCCGCCACCGCCTGGTGGTGGGCGCCGCGGTGGTGTTCGGCCTCGTCGAGATCGTGGCCGGGCTCGCGCCGTCGTACCTCACCTTCGCGCTCCTGTGCCCGGTCCTCGGCTTCCTCGCCCTGACCATGATCACCAGCGCCAACGCCTTCATGCAGCTCAACACCGACGCGGGAATGCGCGGGCGGGTGATGGCGCTGTACATGATGATCTTCATCGGGGGGACGCCGCTGGGCGCGCCCGTGCTCGGGTGGGTCGGAGAGGTGTTCGGGGCCCGATGGACGCTCATCGGCGGTGGCGCCATGACCGTGGCCGGTGTCTTGTTCGCGAGCGCCGTGTACCTCCGGGCCAAGGCCCAACGCGAGGGACGCCCGGCCCGGGACCTGGTCCACGCCTGA
- a CDS encoding MFS transporter: MTTPPPEPPPTPGAGGRARAVGRGLGASARVTGRGVRVAARVTGRAGSFTVRQARRAADAQGADKSGLSRLIELHACNAAADAAVVISLAGTLFFAGATSDARGQVALFLGLTMLPFAIVAPLIGPFLDRFSHGRRWAMGGTFALRGFLCWVLADAVANDSIWLFPATLGVLVSSKAYGVTRAAAVPRLLPDEVTLVKANGRVSLAGVVGAGVAAPFAGLAATFGAEWSLRFAFLVFVLGTIAAIRLPAKVDSSAGEQEMTLRRGDSAGRRGTRIPPEVSFALRANCGPRWLSGFLTMFMAFLFRDNPIGDYAPELLLAVVVGGAGLGNTLGIVCASLLKKINPAITVVVALLADAIVIALAGLFYGILMLALIGLTAGLAQSLAKVSLDATIQSGVRPQVQASAFARSDTTLQLAWVIGGFVGIALPLYPRLGLGVAAVVLAAWAFFVLASRPRSRRAAAQTAPV, from the coding sequence ATGACGACGCCGCCCCCGGAGCCCCCTCCGACGCCGGGTGCCGGCGGCCGGGCGCGGGCGGTCGGCCGCGGCCTCGGAGCGAGCGCGCGGGTCACGGGCCGCGGTGTGCGGGTGGCCGCCCGGGTCACCGGCCGTGCCGGCTCCTTCACGGTGCGCCAGGCACGCCGCGCCGCCGACGCCCAGGGGGCCGACAAGTCCGGCCTCTCGCGGCTGATCGAGCTGCACGCGTGCAACGCCGCGGCCGACGCCGCCGTGGTGATCTCGCTGGCGGGGACCCTGTTCTTCGCCGGCGCGACCAGCGACGCGCGCGGGCAGGTGGCGCTGTTCCTGGGACTGACGATGCTGCCGTTCGCCATCGTGGCCCCGCTGATCGGCCCGTTCCTGGACCGCTTCAGCCACGGTCGCCGGTGGGCCATGGGCGGCACCTTCGCGCTGCGCGGCTTCCTGTGCTGGGTGCTGGCCGACGCCGTCGCCAACGACTCCATCTGGCTGTTCCCCGCCACGCTGGGGGTGCTGGTCTCCTCCAAGGCGTACGGCGTGACGCGTGCGGCCGCCGTACCCCGGCTGCTGCCCGACGAGGTCACCCTCGTCAAGGCCAACGGCCGGGTCTCGCTCGCGGGCGTGGTGGGCGCGGGGGTGGCGGCCCCGTTCGCGGGACTGGCCGCGACCTTCGGCGCCGAGTGGTCGCTGCGCTTCGCGTTCCTGGTGTTCGTGCTGGGCACCATCGCCGCCATCCGGCTACCGGCCAAGGTCGACTCCAGCGCCGGCGAGCAGGAGATGACCCTGCGGCGGGGCGACAGCGCCGGGCGCCGGGGCACCCGGATCCCGCCCGAGGTGTCCTTCGCCCTGCGCGCCAACTGCGGCCCCCGGTGGCTGTCGGGGTTCCTCACGATGTTCATGGCGTTCCTGTTCCGCGACAACCCGATCGGCGACTACGCCCCCGAGCTGCTGCTCGCCGTCGTGGTGGGTGGCGCCGGGCTGGGCAACACCCTCGGCATCGTGTGCGCCTCGCTGCTGAAGAAGATCAACCCCGCGATCACCGTCGTGGTGGCGCTGCTGGCCGACGCGATCGTGATCGCGCTGGCGGGGCTCTTCTACGGGATCCTGATGCTCGCCCTGATCGGCCTCACCGCCGGCCTCGCGCAGTCGCTGGCCAAGGTGTCCCTGGACGCGACAATCCAGTCCGGCGTGCGCCCGCAGGTGCAGGCCAGTGCGTTCGCCCGCAGCGACACCACGCTGCAGCTCGCCTGGGTGATCGGCGGCTTCGTGGGCATCGCGCTGCCGCTCTACCCGCGCCTGGGGCTGGGCGTCGCCGCGGTCGTGCTCGCCGCGTGGGCCTTCTTCGTGCTCGCGAGCCGGCCGCGGAGCCGACGCGCCGCGGCGCAGACTGCGCCGGTCTGA
- a CDS encoding NCS2 family permease, with protein sequence MTTSTHAPRGAIDGYFKISERGSTVAREVRGGVVTFFTMAYIVVLNPLILGYAKDIDGNYLGGGSEPNLAVIAAGTALVAGVLTILMGAVANFPLAIATGLGLNAFLAVAVASQMTWADAMGLVVLEGLLILVLVLTGFRKAVFHAVPAQLKVAISVGIGLFIALIGFVDAGFVRRIPDAANTTVPVQLGQTGQLAGWPVLVFVLGLLLLIGLWVRQVRGAILISIVVMTVVAIVVETIGDLGAADKSPTGWALTVPSWPGDVFDLPDLATLGEFSLLGSFESVGIVSAILLIFTLMLADFFDTMGTMTAIGAEAGLNDEDGTPPHAQRILIVDSLAAVAGGAAGVSSNTSYIESASGVGEGARTGLASVVTGVLFLLTVFFAPLVAIIPSEAAVPALVLVGFLMMQQVLGIQWADVEIAIPAFLTIVLMPFTYSISAGIGAGFVSFVLIKLVVGKARQVHPLLYGVAALFVVYFAIQPLTAWLT encoded by the coding sequence GTGACGACCAGCACTCATGCCCCACGCGGCGCGATCGACGGCTACTTCAAGATCAGCGAGCGCGGCTCGACCGTGGCCCGGGAGGTGCGCGGCGGCGTCGTCACCTTCTTCACGATGGCCTACATCGTGGTCCTCAACCCGCTCATCCTCGGCTACGCGAAGGACATCGACGGCAACTACCTGGGTGGCGGCAGCGAGCCGAACCTGGCGGTGATCGCGGCCGGTACGGCGCTCGTGGCGGGCGTGCTCACGATCCTGATGGGCGCGGTCGCCAACTTCCCCCTCGCGATCGCGACCGGGCTGGGGCTCAACGCCTTCCTGGCCGTGGCCGTCGCCTCGCAGATGACGTGGGCCGACGCCATGGGCCTGGTCGTCCTGGAGGGGCTGCTGATCCTGGTGCTGGTCCTGACCGGCTTCCGCAAGGCGGTCTTCCACGCCGTGCCGGCGCAGCTCAAGGTCGCGATCTCGGTGGGCATCGGGCTCTTCATCGCGCTGATCGGCTTCGTCGACGCCGGCTTCGTACGCCGGATCCCCGACGCCGCGAACACGACGGTCCCGGTGCAGCTCGGCCAGACCGGCCAGCTGGCCGGGTGGCCGGTGCTCGTGTTCGTCCTCGGACTGCTGCTCCTGATCGGGCTGTGGGTGCGTCAGGTCCGTGGGGCCATCCTGATCTCGATCGTGGTCATGACGGTGGTGGCCATCGTCGTGGAGACGATCGGCGACCTGGGCGCGGCCGACAAGAGCCCGACGGGCTGGGCGCTGACCGTGCCGTCGTGGCCGGGGGACGTCTTCGACCTGCCCGACCTCGCGACGCTCGGCGAGTTCTCGCTGCTCGGCTCCTTCGAGTCCGTGGGGATCGTCTCGGCCATCCTGCTGATCTTCACGCTGATGCTCGCGGACTTCTTCGACACCATGGGCACGATGACCGCCATCGGCGCTGAGGCGGGCCTGAACGACGAGGACGGCACCCCGCCGCACGCGCAGCGCATCCTCATCGTGGACTCCCTGGCCGCAGTGGCCGGCGGCGCGGCCGGCGTCTCGTCCAACACGTCGTACATCGAGTCCGCCTCGGGCGTGGGCGAGGGCGCCCGCACCGGGCTCGCGTCGGTCGTGACCGGCGTGCTGTTCCTGCTCACCGTCTTCTTCGCCCCGCTGGTCGCGATCATCCCCTCGGAGGCCGCGGTCCCCGCGCTGGTGCTCGTGGGCTTCCTGATGATGCAGCAGGTCCTCGGCATCCAGTGGGCCGACGTCGAGATCGCCATCCCGGCCTTCCTCACGATCGTGCTGATGCCGTTCACCTACTCGATCTCGGCGGGCATCGGCGCCGGCTTCGTCTCCTTCGTGCTGATCAAGCTCGTCGTCGGCAAGGCCCGCCAGGTCCACCCACTGCTGTACGGCGTCGCGGCGCTGTTCGTCGTCTACTTCGCGATCCAGCCCCTCACCGCCTGGCTCACCTGA
- a CDS encoding DUF3027 domain-containing protein — protein sequence MLSLVAIIVRSKPDPVSAAAVDEARSALLEDVPASDVGEHLGSQAEGERVVTHLFACNRKGYVGWRWSVTVARASRQKTVTIDEIVLIPGDDAIVAPEWVPYRERLQPGDLSPGDLLPVTDEDPRLVPTYSFGDDPLDADDKAQIRMVAKDLGLGRVRTLSPEGRDLAAQRWYDGDAGPGSPIAQAAPDHCHSCGFLVRLAGPLSETFGVCANGDANDDGRVVSFDHGCGAHSEVRLAKKHEREPMPEHVFDTLTTDDYELI from the coding sequence ATGCTGTCGCTCGTGGCGATCATCGTGCGCAGCAAACCGGACCCCGTGAGCGCGGCGGCCGTCGACGAGGCCCGCTCGGCCCTCCTCGAGGACGTGCCCGCCTCCGACGTGGGGGAGCACCTCGGCTCCCAGGCGGAGGGCGAGCGCGTCGTCACGCACCTCTTCGCGTGCAACCGCAAGGGCTACGTCGGCTGGCGCTGGTCGGTGACCGTCGCCAGGGCGTCGCGTCAGAAGACCGTCACCATCGACGAGATCGTGCTGATCCCCGGCGACGACGCCATCGTCGCGCCCGAGTGGGTGCCCTACCGCGAGCGGCTGCAGCCCGGTGACCTCTCGCCGGGCGACCTGCTGCCGGTCACCGACGAGGACCCGCGGCTGGTGCCGACGTACTCGTTCGGCGACGACCCGCTGGACGCCGACGACAAGGCCCAGATCCGCATGGTCGCCAAGGACCTCGGGCTCGGCCGGGTGCGCACGCTCTCGCCCGAGGGTCGCGACCTCGCGGCGCAGCGGTGGTACGACGGCGACGCCGGCCCGGGCTCGCCGATCGCCCAGGCAGCGCCCGACCACTGTCACAGCTGCGGATTCCTCGTGCGCCTCGCGGGCCCGCTGTCGGAGACCTTCGGGGTCTGCGCCAACGGTGACGCCAACGACGACGGCCGCGTGGTCTCCTTCGACCACGGCTGCGGCGCCCACTCCGAGGTGCGCCTGGCCAAGAAGCACGAGCGCGAGCCGATGCCCGAGCACGTCTTCGACACGCTCACCACCGACGACTACGAGCTCATCTGA
- a CDS encoding cold-shock protein produces the protein MPTGKVKWFDAGKGFGFLSQEDGPDVYVHSDALPEGTTSLKPGTRVEFGIAQGRRGEQALQVRVLDAPTSVSRNQQHAKRRPPEDMVTIVEDLIRLLDDLGEGYRHGRHPDARTAKPTAKLLRALAAELEL, from the coding sequence GTGCCTACAGGCAAGGTGAAGTGGTTCGACGCCGGCAAGGGCTTCGGATTCCTGTCCCAGGAGGACGGACCGGACGTGTACGTCCACTCCGACGCCCTCCCGGAGGGGACGACCAGCCTCAAGCCCGGCACCCGGGTGGAGTTCGGCATCGCCCAGGGCCGTCGCGGCGAGCAGGCCCTCCAGGTGCGGGTGCTCGACGCCCCCACCTCGGTCTCCCGCAACCAGCAGCACGCCAAGCGCCGTCCTCCCGAGGACATGGTGACGATCGTCGAGGATCTGATCCGCCTGCTCGACGACCTCGGCGAGGGCTACCGCCACGGCCGTCACCCCGACGCCCGCACCGCCAAGCCCACCGCCAAGCTGCTGCGCGCGCTCGCCGCCGAGCTCGAGCTCTGA
- the rpsL gene encoding 30S ribosomal protein S12 — protein sequence MPTINQLVRKGRQDKVSKSKTPALKGSPQRRGVCTRVYTTTPKKPNSALRKVARVRLSSGVEVTAYIPGVGHNLQEHSIVLVRGGRVKDLPGVRYKIIRGTLDTQGVKNRKQARSRYGAKKEKS from the coding sequence GTGCCCACGATTAACCAGCTGGTCCGCAAGGGCCGACAGGACAAGGTGTCCAAGAGCAAGACGCCTGCCCTGAAGGGTTCGCCCCAGCGCCGCGGTGTCTGCACCCGCGTCTACACGACCACGCCCAAGAAGCCGAACTCCGCCCTTCGCAAGGTCGCCCGCGTGCGCCTGTCGAGCGGCGTCGAGGTCACCGCCTACATCCCGGGCGTCGGTCACAACCTCCAGGAGCACTCCATCGTGCTCGTGCGCGGCGGCCGGGTGAAGGACCTCCCCGGTGTGCGCTACAAGATCATCCGCGGCACCCTCGACACCCAGGGTGTCAAGAACCGCAAGCAGGCCCGCAGCCGCTACGGCGCGAAGAAGGAGAAGAGCTAA
- a CDS encoding DUF2530 domain-containing protein has protein sequence MELRDDQPMAHEFRRRTYLLADVEPLDVDGVRTVQVGTALFLLAFVALLPFYGRLAEDDRTWWLWMCLCGVALGLFGLEYCKRRRAIRTEREVLDEPAGRPDDAPTP, from the coding sequence GTGGAGCTGCGCGACGACCAACCCATGGCACACGAGTTCAGGCGCCGCACCTACCTCCTGGCCGACGTGGAGCCGCTCGACGTCGACGGCGTCCGCACCGTCCAGGTAGGCACGGCGCTGTTCCTCCTGGCCTTCGTGGCCCTGCTCCCGTTCTACGGCCGGCTGGCCGAGGACGACCGCACCTGGTGGCTGTGGATGTGCCTGTGCGGGGTGGCGCTGGGCCTCTTCGGGCTCGAGTACTGCAAGCGCCGGCGCGCGATCCGCACCGAGCGCGAGGTGCTCGACGAGCCGGCCGGCCGACCGGACGACGCGCCCACGCCCTGA
- a CDS encoding Dps family protein, whose translation MSQTDAKRVVALLQSRLHACNDLHLTLKHVHWNVVGPHFIAVHEMIDPQVEAVRGFADDLAERIATLGGSPVGTPGALVKARDWDEYSIGRATTQEHLGALDLVYQGVIGSYREGIKELGELDPVTEDMFIGQTEQLELFHWFVRAHLEDKGGHLATEGADTEADAAAAAAK comes from the coding sequence ATGAGCCAGACCGATGCCAAGCGGGTCGTCGCTCTCCTCCAGAGCCGCCTGCACGCCTGCAACGACCTGCACCTGACCCTCAAGCACGTGCACTGGAACGTCGTGGGCCCGCACTTCATCGCGGTCCACGAGATGATCGACCCGCAGGTCGAGGCCGTCCGTGGCTTCGCCGACGACCTGGCCGAGCGCATCGCCACCCTGGGCGGCTCCCCCGTCGGCACCCCCGGCGCCCTCGTCAAGGCCCGCGACTGGGACGAGTACTCGATCGGCCGGGCCACCACCCAGGAGCACCTGGGCGCGCTCGACCTCGTCTACCAGGGCGTCATCGGCAGCTACCGCGAGGGCATCAAGGAGCTCGGCGAGCTGGACCCGGTCACCGAGGACATGTTCATCGGGCAGACCGAGCAGCTGGAGCTGTTCCACTGGTTCGTCCGTGCCCACCTCGAGGACAAGGGCGGCCACCTCGCGACCGAGGGCGCCGACACCGAGGCCGACGCCGCCGCGGCAGCCGCGAAGTAG
- a CDS encoding MarR family winged helix-turn-helix transcriptional regulator, with translation MPTVEKAARTDAGLASELRLSVMRLRRRLATERHPDNELSMNTMAVLGALHRHGDLTVGELARIEMVQPPSMTRTVNFLVDGGFASRHPHETDGRQVLVALTERGRETLLADRARRDEWLATRLGTLTSDERAVLRSAAPILERLASG, from the coding sequence ATGCCTACCGTTGAGAAGGCCGCGCGCACCGACGCCGGACTCGCCTCCGAGCTCCGGCTGTCGGTCATGCGCCTGCGCCGGCGACTCGCCACCGAGCGCCACCCCGACAACGAGCTGAGCATGAACACCATGGCCGTGCTCGGCGCGCTGCACCGCCACGGCGACCTGACGGTCGGCGAGCTGGCCCGCATCGAGATGGTGCAGCCCCCGAGCATGACCCGCACCGTCAACTTCCTGGTCGACGGCGGCTTCGCGAGCCGGCACCCCCACGAGACCGACGGCCGCCAGGTGCTCGTGGCCCTGACCGAACGCGGTCGCGAGACGCTCCTGGCCGACCGGGCCCGCCGCGACGAGTGGCTGGCGACCCGGCTCGGCACCCTGACCTCCGACGAACGCGCCGTGCTCCGCAGTGCGGCCCCCATCCTCGAAAGGCTGGCATCTGGTTGA
- the rpsG gene encoding 30S ribosomal protein S7 → MPRKGPAPKRPIDIDPVYGSQLVSQLVSKVLQDGKKQVAQRIVYGALEGCREKNGTDPVVTLKRAMDNVKPSIEVKSRRVGGATYQVPIEVKGTRGTTLALRWLVGYAADRREKTMSERLMNEILDASNGLGAAVKKREDTHKMAESNKAFAHYRW, encoded by the coding sequence ATGCCCCGCAAGGGTCCGGCCCCGAAGCGGCCGATCGACATCGACCCGGTCTACGGCTCGCAGCTGGTCTCCCAGCTCGTCTCCAAGGTCCTGCAGGACGGCAAGAAGCAGGTCGCGCAGCGCATCGTCTACGGCGCCCTCGAGGGCTGCCGCGAGAAGAACGGCACCGACCCGGTCGTGACGCTGAAGCGCGCGATGGACAACGTCAAGCCGTCCATCGAGGTGAAGTCCCGCCGCGTCGGTGGCGCCACCTACCAGGTCCCGATCGAGGTCAAGGGCACGCGCGGCACCACGCTCGCGCTGCGCTGGCTCGTCGGCTACGCCGCCGACCGTCGCGAGAAGACGATGTCCGAGCGGCTCATGAACGAGATCCTCGACGCCTCCAACGGCCTCGGTGCCGCGGTGAAGAAGCGCGAGGACACCCACAAGATGGCCGAGTCCAACAAGGCCTTCGCCCACTACCGCTGGTGA
- a CDS encoding HAD family hydrolase yields the protein MPASPLVVGFDLDMTLIDTVPGFGAVLEVLGAELGVAFPVAEMSARLGPPLETLLSGHLDEEAVGPAGDRFRELYPAHAIASVPVLKGAHEALAAVRRHGGRTVVVTGKFPANARLHLDHLGLDVDVLEGWVWGVGKADALRREGASVYVGDHVHDVEGALAAGALSVSVLTGGCTREELLAAGTHVVLDDLRDFPSWLDAHMA from the coding sequence GTGCCTGCGTCCCCCCTCGTGGTCGGCTTCGACCTCGACATGACCCTCATCGACACGGTGCCCGGGTTCGGGGCCGTGCTCGAGGTCCTGGGCGCGGAGCTGGGCGTGGCGTTCCCGGTCGCGGAGATGTCGGCCCGCCTCGGGCCGCCGCTCGAGACTTTGCTCTCCGGGCACCTCGACGAGGAGGCGGTCGGGCCGGCGGGCGACCGCTTCCGCGAGCTGTACCCGGCCCACGCCATCGCGTCGGTGCCCGTCCTCAAGGGCGCCCACGAGGCCCTGGCCGCCGTACGCCGCCACGGCGGCCGGACGGTCGTGGTGACCGGCAAGTTCCCGGCCAACGCCCGCCTCCACCTCGACCACCTCGGCCTGGACGTGGACGTGCTGGAGGGATGGGTCTGGGGGGTCGGCAAGGCCGACGCCCTGCGCCGCGAGGGTGCGTCGGTCTACGTCGGGGACCACGTCCACGACGTCGAGGGCGCGCTCGCCGCGGGGGCGCTCAGCGTGTCCGTGCTGACCGGCGGCTGCACCCGCGAGGAGCTCCTGGCCGCAGGCACCCACGTGGTGCTCGACGACCTGCGAGATTTCCCGTCGTGGCTCGACGCCCACATGGCCTAG